In Micromonospora sp. LH3U1, one genomic interval encodes:
- a CDS encoding flavin reductase, protein MRKRPKHSPLRPSWRCPACGILWPCSAAKLRLLGEYREDRPGLLIHLAEVQKAAEVDLTTLNPDVVLPDLTPRFVGWAEAR, encoded by the coding sequence ATGCGTAAGCGCCCGAAGCACTCCCCGTTGCGGCCGTCGTGGCGCTGCCCGGCCTGCGGCATCCTGTGGCCGTGCTCGGCCGCGAAGCTGCGCCTCCTCGGCGAGTACCGCGAGGACCGTCCCGGCCTGTTGATTCACCTGGCGGAGGTTCAGAAGGCAGCCGAAGTCGATCTCACCACGCTCAACCCGGACGTTGTGCTTCCCGACCTGACCCCACGCTTCGTCGGCTGGGCTGAAGCCCGCTAG
- a CDS encoding ArnT family glycosyltransferase — MSEPAIDIDRPHEPAQSPPSGRPPEPGPRTLGPWLVAAATCVTLLLLAGGYGYHRDELYFLLAGRHLDWGYVDQGPLVPALARLLDTIAPGNLVVLRTPSALLAGGAVLLVAAIARELGAGRGGQTFAAVLAALSGIVLASGHLLSTTTVDLLVWLVAAWCAVRLLRTGDSRWALGIGLALGVGMLSKVLPALLAVGLIAGVLIAGPRRLLRDRWVLAAAGIAVLLAAPNLVWQATHGFPQLGVAASISDGDSSYSGRLDAFILQFLIISPYAVPIWIAGLVALLRRPAWRAYRAVGWAWLVVVGVVLLAGGKGYYDAPLLLVLTAAGVVVTAAWASRGSVRLRRGLLALGAVPFLLPTVVLLLPVLPADRLPGFVVEVNYDAGETIGWPAFADSVAAVHHGLSPEDRSRAVVLTANYGEAGALARYGPARGLPRAYSGHNSMVDFGRPSADADVVIAVGWDRPDRLNAWFDECTLAGRVDQRVEVDNDENGGPIHVCRGLRRPWAQIWDTEVRHTG, encoded by the coding sequence GTGAGCGAGCCCGCGATCGACATCGACCGACCTCACGAACCGGCCCAGTCGCCACCCTCGGGGCGGCCACCGGAGCCTGGTCCACGCACGCTCGGCCCGTGGCTGGTGGCCGCCGCCACCTGCGTGACGCTGCTGCTGCTCGCCGGGGGTTACGGCTATCACCGCGACGAGCTCTATTTCCTGCTCGCCGGCCGACACCTGGACTGGGGCTACGTCGATCAGGGCCCCCTGGTTCCGGCGCTGGCCCGGCTGCTCGACACGATCGCGCCGGGCAACCTGGTGGTGCTGCGTACCCCGTCGGCGTTGCTGGCCGGCGGCGCGGTGCTGCTGGTCGCCGCCATCGCCCGTGAGCTGGGTGCCGGCCGAGGCGGGCAGACCTTTGCGGCGGTGCTGGCCGCGCTGTCCGGCATCGTGCTCGCCAGCGGGCACCTGCTCAGCACCACCACCGTCGACCTGCTGGTCTGGCTGGTCGCGGCGTGGTGCGCGGTGCGGTTGCTGCGCACCGGCGACAGCCGCTGGGCGCTGGGCATCGGGCTGGCGCTCGGCGTGGGCATGCTCAGCAAGGTGCTGCCCGCGCTGCTGGCCGTGGGCCTGATCGCCGGGGTGCTCATCGCCGGGCCACGCCGGCTGCTGCGGGACCGGTGGGTGCTCGCCGCCGCCGGGATCGCCGTGCTGCTGGCCGCACCGAACCTGGTCTGGCAGGCGACGCACGGCTTTCCGCAGCTCGGTGTGGCGGCCTCCATCTCCGACGGTGACAGCTCCTACAGTGGCCGCCTCGACGCGTTCATCCTCCAGTTCCTCATCATCAGTCCGTACGCCGTACCGATCTGGATCGCCGGCCTCGTCGCGCTCCTGCGCCGACCGGCGTGGCGGGCGTACCGTGCCGTGGGTTGGGCCTGGTTGGTCGTGGTCGGCGTCGTGCTGCTGGCCGGTGGCAAGGGTTACTACGACGCGCCGCTGCTGCTGGTCCTCACCGCCGCTGGCGTGGTGGTCACCGCCGCGTGGGCGTCGCGGGGGTCGGTCCGGCTGCGTCGAGGGTTGCTCGCGCTGGGCGCGGTGCCGTTCCTCCTGCCCACCGTCGTGCTGCTGCTGCCGGTGCTGCCGGCCGACCGGTTGCCCGGTTTCGTGGTCGAGGTCAACTACGACGCCGGTGAGACGATCGGCTGGCCGGCGTTCGCCGACTCGGTCGCGGCCGTCCACCACGGTCTGTCGCCTGAGGACCGTTCGCGGGCGGTCGTCCTGACCGCCAACTACGGCGAGGCCGGTGCGCTGGCCCGTTACGGTCCGGCCCGTGGTCTCCCCCGCGCATACTCCGGGCACAACAGCATGGTCGATTTCGGCCGGCCATCCGCCGACGCGGACGTGGTCATCGCCGTCGGCTGGGACCGTCCCGATCGGCTGAACGCGTGGTTCGACGAGTGCACGCTCGCCGGGCGGGTGGATCAGCGGGTCGAGGTGGACAACGACGAGAACGGCGGCCCGATCCACGTGTGTCGAGGGCTGCGGCGTCCGTGGGCCCAGATCTGGGACACCGAGGTACGCCACACGGGCTGA
- a CDS encoding DUF397 domain-containing protein, giving the protein MDMAGARWRKSTRSGGNGGNCVEVADNLPGVVVVRDTKDRDGGTLTFSPESWRNFVAMTPAN; this is encoded by the coding sequence ATGGACATGGCCGGTGCGCGGTGGCGTAAGAGCACCAGGAGCGGCGGCAATGGTGGCAACTGCGTCGAGGTCGCCGACAACCTCCCGGGCGTGGTCGTCGTTCGTGACACAAAGGATCGTGACGGCGGAACGCTTACCTTCAGCCCGGAGTCGTGGCGGAACTTCGTCGCGATGACGCCGGCTAACTGA
- a CDS encoding GNAT family N-acetyltransferase, protein MPLLVAPALPAGSVGAQDQPHLPVRPGLALRPWRDDDAPAVRVAFDCPAIQRWHVRRLDSDDEARAWTAQWASRWHDESAASWAIVDADDRPVGQVGLRGVLLAEASAQLSYWVVPAARGQGIATEALGTLTRWSFTRAGLHRLALEHSTANAASCRVAMRAGFPVEGVLRGSVRHADGWHDMHLHARLATDSVSPR, encoded by the coding sequence ATGCCGCTGCTCGTCGCGCCCGCCCTGCCCGCCGGGAGCGTCGGCGCCCAAGACCAACCCCACCTTCCGGTACGCCCCGGGCTGGCACTGCGGCCATGGCGCGACGACGACGCGCCGGCCGTCCGGGTCGCCTTCGACTGTCCGGCGATCCAACGGTGGCACGTCCGCCGCCTCGACAGCGATGACGAGGCGCGGGCGTGGACGGCACAGTGGGCGAGCCGCTGGCACGACGAGTCGGCCGCCAGCTGGGCCATCGTCGACGCCGACGACCGACCGGTCGGTCAGGTGGGGTTGCGGGGCGTGCTGCTGGCCGAGGCGTCGGCGCAGCTGTCGTACTGGGTGGTGCCCGCCGCGCGTGGTCAGGGGATCGCCACCGAGGCGCTGGGGACACTGACCCGGTGGAGTTTCACGCGGGCCGGTCTGCACCGGTTGGCCCTGGAGCACTCGACCGCCAACGCGGCGTCGTGCCGGGTGGCCATGCGGGCCGGCTTCCCCGTGGAAGGCGTGCTGCGCGGGTCGGTGCGCCACGCCGACGGCTGGCACGACATGCACCTGCACGCACGGCTGGCGACGGACTCCGTATCGCCCAGGTAG
- a CDS encoding aldo/keto reductase, protein MRYRTLGTTGTVVSTLCLGTMTFGAETDEAGSFAQLDRFVEAGGTFIDTADVYSAGVSEDIVGRWLRTRQDLRDRLVIATKGRFPMGSGANDAGLSRVHLTRALDASLRRLGVEAVDLYQAHAWDPLTPLPETLRFFDDAVSAGKIRYAGVSNFTGWQLQKAALLTQHLNLTPIVTLQPQYNLLAREIEFELVPVCENEGIGILPWSPLGGGWLTGKYQRDSVPSGATRLGENPERGVEAYAGRNADERTWRVLDAVGQVAGERGVSMSAVALAWLAARPAVTSVILGARTTEQLDDNLSAADLVLDAEQMRLLDEASAPLVGDYPYGVAGVQQRARDLPATSGR, encoded by the coding sequence ATGCGCTATCGCACTCTGGGCACCACCGGCACGGTGGTGTCGACCCTGTGTCTTGGCACGATGACCTTTGGCGCGGAAACCGACGAGGCCGGCAGCTTCGCCCAACTGGACCGGTTCGTCGAGGCCGGGGGCACCTTCATCGACACCGCCGACGTCTACTCCGCCGGTGTCTCGGAGGACATCGTCGGACGCTGGCTGCGGACGCGGCAGGACCTGCGTGACCGGCTGGTCATCGCCACCAAGGGGCGGTTCCCGATGGGCTCGGGGGCGAACGACGCCGGCCTGTCCCGGGTGCACCTCACCCGCGCCCTGGACGCCAGCCTGCGGCGGCTCGGCGTCGAGGCAGTCGACCTGTACCAGGCGCACGCCTGGGACCCGCTGACCCCTCTGCCGGAGACGCTGCGGTTCTTCGACGACGCGGTGAGCGCGGGCAAGATCCGTTACGCGGGTGTCAGCAACTTCACCGGTTGGCAGTTGCAGAAGGCGGCCCTGCTCACCCAGCACCTCAACCTCACCCCGATCGTGACCCTGCAACCGCAGTACAACCTGCTGGCCCGCGAGATCGAGTTCGAGCTGGTGCCGGTCTGCGAGAACGAGGGCATCGGGATCCTGCCGTGGTCCCCGCTGGGCGGCGGCTGGCTGACCGGCAAGTACCAGCGCGACAGCGTGCCCAGCGGCGCGACCCGGCTCGGTGAGAACCCGGAGCGCGGCGTCGAGGCGTACGCGGGTCGCAACGCCGACGAGCGCACCTGGCGGGTGCTCGACGCGGTCGGCCAGGTCGCCGGGGAACGCGGCGTGTCCATGTCGGCGGTGGCGCTGGCCTGGCTGGCGGCCCGACCGGCGGTCACCTCGGTGATCCTCGGTGCGCGCACCACCGAGCAGCTCGACGACAACCTGAGCGCCGCCGACCTGGTCCTCGACGCCGAGCAGATGCGGCTGCTGGACGAGGCGAGCGCCCCGCTCGTGGGTGACTACCCGTACGGCGTAGCGGGTGTGCAGCAGCGGGCCCGCGACCTGCCGGCCACTTCCGGACGATGA
- a CDS encoding MarR family winged helix-turn-helix transcriptional regulator, which translates to MTNFSTASEESALLALQRATHATLQILTARLVDLDLTASEINVLAILADGRGRTISELGAAAGTRPTTLTSVLDRLERRGHITRGARPGDRRVVVIELTASGRLAADTIRQTLTELEERALADLPAESIAGFHIVLRALAEVPA; encoded by the coding sequence GTGACTAACTTCTCTACGGCATCGGAGGAGTCCGCGCTGCTTGCTTTGCAGCGCGCGACCCATGCCACCTTGCAGATCCTCACCGCGAGACTGGTCGACCTCGATCTGACCGCCTCCGAGATCAATGTTCTGGCCATCCTCGCGGACGGCCGTGGCCGCACGATCTCCGAACTGGGGGCCGCCGCCGGCACCCGGCCGACCACGCTGACCAGCGTGCTGGACCGGCTGGAGCGGCGCGGGCACATCACGCGCGGCGCGCGCCCGGGAGACCGCCGGGTCGTGGTCATCGAGCTGACCGCCTCGGGCCGCCTGGCCGCCGACACCATCCGTCAGACGCTGACCGAGCTGGAGGAGCGTGCCCTCGCCGACCTGCCCGCGGAGTCGATCGCCGGCTTCCACATCGTCCTGCGCGCATTGGCAGAGGTGCCCGCATGA